In Triticum urartu cultivar G1812 chromosome 6, Tu2.1, whole genome shotgun sequence, the following proteins share a genomic window:
- the LOC125512552 gene encoding cytosolic invertase 1: MELGAAGMRRSASHNSLSGSDDFDLTHLLNKPRINVERQRSFDDRSLSDVSYSGGHARGGGGFDGMYSPGGGLRSLVGTPASSALHSFEPHPIVGDAWEALRRSLVFFRGQPLGTIAAFDHASEEVLNYDQVFVRDFVPSAMAFLMNGEPEIVKNFLLKTVLLQGWEKKVDRFKLGEGAMPASFKVLHDDKKGIDTLHADFGESAIGRVAPVDSGFWWIILLRAYTKSTGDLTLAERPECQKAMRLILSLCLSEGFDTFPTLLCADGCCMIDRRMGVYGYPIEIQSLFFMALRCALLMLKHDAEGKDFVERIATRLHALSYHMRSYFWLDFQQLNDIYRYKTEEYSHTAVNKFNVIPDSIPDWLFDFMPCEGGFFVGNVSPARMDFRWFALGNMIAIVSSLATPEQSMAIMDLIEERWEELIGEMPLKICYPAIENHEWRIVTGCDPKNTRWSYHNGGSWPVLLWLLTAASIKTGRPQIARRAIDLAERRLLKDGWPEYYDGKLGKYVGKQARKFQTWSIAGYLVAKMLLEDPSHLGMIALEEDKAMKPVLRRSASWTN; the protein is encoded by the exons ATGGAGCTGGGGGCGGCCGGGATGCGGCGGTCGGCGTCGCACAACTCGCTGTCCGGGTCCGATGACTTCGACCTCACACACCTGCTCAACAAGCCGCGGATCAACGTCGAGCGCCAGCGCTCCTTCGATGACCGTTCGCTCAGCGACGTCTCCTACTCCGGTGGCCACGCCAGAGGAGGCGGAGGCTTCGACGGCATGTACTCCCCCGGCGGCGGTCTACGCTCTCTGGTCGGCACGCCGGCCTCCTCGGCGCTCCACTCTTTCGAGCCCCACCCCATAGTGGGCGACGCCTGGGAGgccctccgccgctccctcgtcttttTCCGCGGCCAGCCGCTTGGTACCATCGCCGCTTTCGACCATGCATCCGAGGAAGTCCTAAACTATGATCAG GTGTTTGTGAGAGATTTCGTGCCCAGCGCCATGGCGTTTCTGATGAATGGTGAGCCGGAGATTGTCAAGAACTTCCTGCTCAAGACCGTTTTGCTGCAGGGTTGGGAGAAGAAGGTTGATCGGTTTAAGCTTGGCGAGGGGGCCATGCCTGCAAGCTTTAAAGTGCTTCATGACGATAAGAAGGGTATTGATACCCTGCACGCGGATTTTGGTGAGAGCGCAATTGGGCGGGTTGCTCCAGTGGATTCGGGCTTCTGGTGGATCATACTATTGCGGGCCTACACAAAGTCCACCGGGGATTTGACTCTGGCAGAGAGGCCGGAATGCCAGAAGGCGATGAGGCTCATTCTGAGCCTGTGCTTGTCTGAGGGATTTGATACCTTCCCGACATTGTTATGCGCTGATGGTTGCTGCATGATAGATCGTAGGATG GGTGTGTATGGCTACCCCATTGAAATTCAATCCCTTTTCTTCATGGCACTAAGGTGTGCTCTTCTAATGCTTAAACATGACGCTGAAGGGAAAGATTTTGTGGAGCGGATTGCAACTCGTCTTCATGCTTTAAGTTATCACATGCGGAGTTATTTTTGGCTAGATTTCCAGCAGCTAAATGATATTTATCGTTACAAGACGGAAGAATATTCTCATACAGCTGTCAACAAATTTAATGTTATTCCAGATTCTATTCCGGACTGGCTATTTGATTTCATGCCTTGCGAGGGTGGTTTTTTTGTTGGTAATGTCAGTCCTGCAAGGATGGACTTCCGTTGGTTTGCACTTGGAAACATGATTGCCATAGTATCATCTCTTGCTACACCTGAGCAATCCATGGCCATAATGGATCTCATTGAGGAGCGCTGGGAAGAGTTAATTGGTGAGATGCCTCTGAAGATATGCTATCCTGCTATTGAGAACCATGAATGGCGGATCGTGACAGGATGTGATCCAAAAAATACGAGATGGAGTTACCACAATGGAGGATCTTGGCCAG TACTTCTCTGGCTGCTCACGGCAGCAAGCATCAAAACTGGACGGCCGCAAATTGCAAGAAGAGCAATTGACCTAGCTGAGAGGAGGCTGTTGAAGGATGGCTGGCCTGAGTATTACGATGGTAAGCTTGGAAAATATGTTGGCAAGCAGGCAAGGAAATTTCAGACTTGGTCCATTGCCGGGTATTTGGTCGCCAAGATGCTGCTGGAGGATCCTTCGCATCTTGGTATGATAGCCTTGGAAGAGGACAAGGCAATGAAGCCAGTTTTGAGAAGGTCCGCCTCATGGACAAACTGA